A segment of the Nostoc sp. TCL26-01 genome:
TAGGTAGGCAATAGGGAATAGGCAATAGGCAATAGGTAAGAAGTTTCTTGACTGGTACTGATTTTTTTCAATAATCGAATATTAGTCTTATGGGAGTCATGAGTAACGAGTGCTGAGTAGAGAGTGAGGGAGTGAGGGACAAGAAGAGAACCTTTTGACTATTGCCTATTGCCTATTCCCTATTGCCTATTTATTGCCTATTGCCTCTGACTATTGACCATTCAAAAGCTTTTCGGCTCTAGGTTTATAGATGAGATGAAAGAGACTTTCCATGTAACGGACTCTGGCTTCGCATTTTTCTGGGCTGACTAAGTTCCAGAAACTGTACATTTTAGTTAGAGATAAGAGTTGGTTGGTATGGAGTTGCCAATTGTATTTTTGGTGAATTCGCTGGCTGACCCATGTGGAAATTTCTTGCCAATATTCGGGATGAGTATCACACTGCTCTAAGAATGCCAAGATTCTTTTGGCTGTGCCTGGAAAATCTGTAGGATTAATGTAGAAGCGATCGCTGCGATCGTCGATAATTTCTAAAGAACCTCCAAATTTCGTGGCGAAGGTTGGTAAACCAGAAATCATCGCTTCTAAAATGCTTCGTCCAAAGGCTTCAAATAAAGCAAAGTGGACATAAATTCCGCGATAGTCTGCCACAACACGGTAAGCTTCACCAAGTTCGCGGCTGAGTAGGCGCATCCCTAGCCAGCGAATATGTCCGTGGAGATGGTAACGGTTAATAATATCGTGGAGTTTTTGAATTTCTCTTGCTTCTTCTGGGTTGGTAGCTTCATCTAGGTTGAGCTTACTTGTGAGGATAATCAAGTTACAGTGTGCTTGTAATTCCTGACTTTGACCGAAGCATTCAGCTAAACCAGTCATATTTTTAATTGAGGTGATAGGTGCAACAGCAAAAATGGGTTGTTTATACGGTTGTTCTAAATCACCAAAGATTTGTGAGTCTTGCTGATGAAACAGGAGATTTTGGACTTGTTTAGTTAGCTGAGGATTTCGGTCTTCTATTTGGCTATGGGGAAAGAAGACTCGTTCATCAACTCCTGGTGGAACCATGTTGAATTTAGGACTAAACAGGTCAATGCCATCAACTACATGATATAGATGGGGCATCGTAAAAAACTTGTAGGACTCGTACTGTCCCAAACTATCCGGTGTACCAACAATCTCTTGATAAGATGATGTGATGATAAAATCTGCTGCATTCATCGTGATTAAATCGGCAGTAAATTGTAACGAGAAGTGGTATTGAGTTTCAAAATCTTGCCAATATAAATTGCTAAATAAGTATTTGGGTTTTTCTAAAGAATGGGCAATATGGCAATGGGTGACTTGTAGCCGTCGGGCAAGTAGAAATGCCACTAAGTTACCATCGCTGTAATTACCAATAATTAAATTTGGTTTACCGGAGAATTGCACCAGCAGTTCTGTTTCGGCATCTAGGGCAAAGGTTTCTAAGTAAGGCCAAATCTCAGATTTAGATATCCAATTATTAGTAATTTCTGGATTAAATTCGCCAAAGGGAACACGCAATATCCAAGCATTTTCTGTATCCTTGACCTTTTCTAAGCGCAGATTACAATATGTACCCTCGCAGTTAGGAATCAGCCGGGTGAGGATAATTACATGAGGTTTAATACCTAACATATCCAGACCCGCAAGTGTGATTTCTTCTCGCAGTTTATTTTCTAAACTACGTGCTTGTTCTAAAACATAGATGACTTGACCTAAAGTTTCATCCCTACCCATCACATCCTCTTGGGCTACCCAGCCGTGGACAGAAACTAGAACGACTCGAAAGACTGCGGGAACACGGGCGACAAATGCTTCTAGTAAAGCTGGTTGCGGGCTATCAATAAGTTTTTCTAATAGCGTCAGGGTTTCCAGGACTCGGTGAGCTGTATTACCCCAGCCTGGTTCAAATCCCAGTTCTTGCAAATCAACTCGGAATTTGGCGTAGGGTTCTTCAGGATGTTGCTCAGAAAGAAACTTGATAGCGTGGTGAATTTGTCTAGCTAAATGTATCCCGGAAGGAATACTTTTGCCTATGAGTAAGGGAATGCCATCGTATTGGAGTTTGCTTAAAGCTAAATATAGCAGTTCAAACCAATAATGAGGGTCAGTCACCATTTGACTGCACAGATAGCGGTTGAGGAAAGCTAAACCTTGACCGATGTTTCTAGGGTCGCTAATACTGGGGGATGCTTCGTAAAACGAGCTGAGGTCGATTTCTAAGATATTCGGTTCGTCGGCATTAACTAGGCGATCGCTCACATCTAACAACGCCTGCGGTGACATAAAATCAAACTGAGACAATTCTGATGTCAGTCGCCAAACTTCTTGGCTAGCAATTTTCGGTCGCACCACCAACCAAGTACTCCCTTCTGCCAAAATCATTTCATGGGTGTATTGAATAAGTTTCCCAATTGAGGAAGAGTAGTAAAAATATGTAGGCTTTTGAGATTGATGACAGTATTGAGAAAAAGCCTGCAAAATCTCATTTCTCAAGAAGTAGCGTTTACCTGAACCATCCAAGGCAAATATCAACTGTTGCAGAGCATCTTTTTCTTCACTATTAGCCAAAATAGCCTGAAGTAGTTCATACATGACAATTATCACCACTCTATCCAGGTCACGACCTCATTTTTTTCTCCTCATCAACTCTAGTTTTCGTAATGGCGCACAGAGGTACATTTCCCTTGTTGACCTTTGTATAGTAGATAGACTTTAATGCTTGTGGCTTCTAGCTTGGGGATGAAAAGGCGAAGAGATGTAGAAATGTAGGGTGTGTTACGGCTGTGCAAGGATTTGGAAGTTTGAGAAAGTAAAAATGAGCCGTAACGCACCATGTTTCTATTTCACATTTAAAGGAAATTGGTATTATGCCGCAATGACATAGAAAAAAGTGGGATACTCCCAATTAGAGGTAGACTAAATTTTGATGATTAATATTCATGCCCACCTACTGATAATTCATGTCTTAAAGTCACTCTAGGGAAAGAACCCTTTATACATTTGATTTTTTAGATTGTATGGGTAAACATAAAAATTTTAATTCTTGAGCTAGCCATGAGTGCAGAAAAACTAGAAAATCAAAATCATCAACCAGAAGAAATTAGACAACCTGTTAGTGAAGATTGGCATTCCCGTGAAGAACCTAATGTCAAAGAAAGAAACTTAACTGCCAACCCAGGAGATAGAATTGCCGAAGATGCGCAATCAGTAGAAGAAAAAGCCAAACAAGTAGCCGTCGATGTTCCAGACATCACAGGTGATCAAATTACAGTACCTACCTACTTTGTGGTCGAATACCCTGATGGAGAGAAAAAAGCACTCCACCATGTCAAAGATGCAGAAGAGATTTCTGATGCCATTCGCCAAGCCAGAGTAGATGAAGACGGAAATCGTATTTGGTGGTAATCAGCACACTCAAATAACAATTAGAACTTACGGACTCAACCAATAAACCCTTCTGAGGGTGGTCAATAGTTCATAGTCAAAGGGAGCCAGCTGCTTGCGTATTTTTCCCCGGCAGTTCGCTCAAGTCAAGCCACTGCGTTGCGTATTTTTCCCCCGTTGTAGCAAGTGGCGCGGGAAACCCGCCCACGCGACTGCCTTCCCGTTGTGCAGACTGGCGTTAAAAATCAAGTTTTTTTGGACTATTGACTATTGACTATTGACAACAAAGCCAGAAAACTTAGTGACACTGCATAAGTCCTAACAATGTCCTTCCTTCACCAGCTACAGTGATTTTGTGGTAATACTGAAAAGCGGGTATGAGATAGCTGTTGATGAAGAGAGTAAATAATGAGTCTGGTCTGGCAAGCTGATTTTTATCGTAGTCCCGTGCAAACGGTAGATGGACAGATTTTCTGGGAGTTGTTGATTTGTGATGCAACTCGCAGCTTTGAGTATACAGCTACCTGTCTTCAGTCAGCAGCTAATTCTAGTTGGTTGACTAGCCAAATTCAACTAGCGGCTGGGGAAAAACTACCGGATGTGATTCAAGTATTTCGCCCCCAGTCTTTGAGTTTACTGACAGCAGCAGGACGAAATTTAGGTATCAATGTCGAACCACAACGCCAGACTTTAGCCTTAAAACAATGGTTGCAAGAAAAGCAATATCCCATAGCTGTAGACAAGCCCCCACCAGTACCGTTACCAGAAAACTTGTGGGGAGATGAATGGCGCTTGGCCACACTCCAGGCTGGTGAGATTGTAGATTTATTTAGCGATCGCCTCATTCCTATTTTATCCATACCAGAAGCCCTCAAACCGATTAATTTAGGCTTGGCATCAACAGTGGCAATTCCCGGTATAGTAATTTATGGTGGTAGGCGATCGCTACGTCTAGCACAATGGATTGCCGAAACACGTCCAGTATCACTAAATTATATTCCTGGTGCGCCCGATGGTTTGGTATTAGAAGCAGGTTTAGTAGATAGATGGATTTTAGTCACCTTTGTAGATACAGAAGTGGCGGCGGCGGCAAAAGTTTATGAACAACGCAAACAGCAAAGTCGAGGATTGCACTTTTTATTAGTACAACCTGATGATTCGGGTATGACTTATAGTGGTTTTTGGTTGTTGCAAGCAACAGTATAATTCCGGTTTTTATCGTAAGTATATTAAAACTCTAGTACAAAATCATTAATTCAGTAATTATTCTGAGAAGAACTAAAAAATATTTGCGATTTATTTACCAAGAGTCCATAGCAGCTTTACCCAATTAGGTCTACCGATTTCCTAAACTAGTGATGTAAGTTCAGCTACCCAATACAGCTAGATACTGATCGCGCTTTCTATCGTTTCCACTGCCAAAAAGTTTAATTCTGGAAGCCGTAATAGTATAAAACATCACTACAATAATAAGGAAGACCAGTAAATGAATCAGACTTTTCAGAAACTTGTAATTGGTGCATCAATGGCTGTTGGCGTAAGTGCGATCGCCACCACTCCAGCACACGCTGTCACCTTTTCTTTCAACAATCTGAATGAGATAAAAACCTACACAGGTGGCTCTAACGGTAGCTTTACAACAGGTAATAAAACCGCAGCCATTAAAGCTCTAACTGATAAAGACCCCACTTCTAATGTGGAACTTTGGCATAGCACTGAAAATCCCACAGCTAATGTTGGCTTTACTGCCACAAAAGGGCAATACTCAGCAACAGTTACTAGTGTGACTGCTAGCGACTGGAATAGTTTTGGTTCTCAATGGTTGGGTGATTTGTTGGCTAAATATCAGCCATTCCAGTCAGTATGGAATGGTTTTTCTGCTGATAGCAAGTCTCTAGTAACTAGTTCTTTTGCTTCATTGGGAATGGGCGACCCTAACGTCGGCGATTTCCGATTTGGTCAAAATGGGGGTGTAGAACTGAAGTTGATCGGTCACTTGGATGTTAAGAGCAAACTCTCAGCACTGATTTCTACAAAAATTTCTCAAAAGTGGAATGAGATTAAACCCAGTCCACAGTCACCTATCCCCACTCTGGCTGAAGTTAACACTCTGCTTTCACAAGCACAAACACAACTAAATGCAATTCCTGGACAAATTACCACACTGCAAACCCAGCTAAATGCAATTCCTGGACAAATTACCACACTGCAAACCCAGCTAAATGCAATTCCTGGACAAATTACCACACTGCAAACCCAGCTAAATGCAATTCCCGGACAAATTGCCACACTGCAAACCCAGCTAAATGCAATTCCTGGACAGATTACCGCACTGCAAACACAACTAAATCTAATTCCCAATACAACTGCTAATGCCAGTGCGAGGTTAGCAATCACAAATCAAATTACCGCACTCAACACTGCGAGGAATACAACCATACCAAATCAAATTGCTGCACTCAACACGGCGAGGAATACAACCCTACCAAATCAAATTGCTGCACTCAACACGGCGAGGAATACAACCCTACCAAATCAAATTGCTGCACTCAACACTGCGAAGAATACAACTCTACCAAACCAAATTGCTCAACTCAACACGGCGAAGAATACAACTCTACCAAACCAAATTGCTGCACTCACATCATTTAAAGATGTACTCAACTTGCAAGCTGCTGTAAACAACTATGAAGGCGAAATTGGTGCTAGTGAAATTGCTAAGGTAGTTGTAGGTGATCAGACTTACTTCGCTTATAGCTTTGACTCAATTGCATCTGGTATTACTGCTTCTGATGATGGTGTATCCTACAGTGCTATCTACAATTGGAGTACACCTGATTATGTGGCTAGTTCTACCTCAGTTCCCGAACCTTCTATTGTGCTGGGTTTAATGGGTGTTGTTGGTGTGTTTGCTACAAAACGCCAGTTTAAAAAAGTTTCTGGCTGAGACTGAGATTTCTTAACCAAAAAATAAATCGATCAAAGGGGCAATTGGCTCCTTTTTTTATGGGGACGGAATCAGAACCTTGATTTCTTTGAGAGGTCAAGGTTCGGAAATTTAGTCATCAATACTACAATTAGTTGAAATTTTAAGTATATTTACTTGACTGAGGCGAATATCATAATTTCTAGAAGGTGCTTTGGATTAGTGGGAAGAACCCCAAAAATCAGAGATTTAAATAACATTTTGCGGAATTTTATGTATTAGAATAATCTTATTAATTGCTGACAAAAACAAAATTTAAACTTATCAATATCTGGTATTCCATTATCTAAGTTTATTTTTGAATACCTTGGTGGTTAAATTCTCTAAAACCTTGATTTCAGTATTTAACGCAAGTTATTGATTGTGAACTTCAAGTAATATGTAAAATGACAGCAAATCTACTGACAAGATATCAGCAATTTCACTCATGTCCTTTAAAGCGGATTCTTTTGGTTGAGGATAATGATATCAATAGAATGCTGCTGAGTGATTATCTAAGCTATTGTGGATATTATGTTAAAAGTCTATCAGATGGTTCAGATTTTTTAATGACTGTAGAAAAATTTCGACCTGAGTTAATCTTGCTAGACTTAAAACTTCCAGATGTTGATGGATATTCCTTACTGCAACAAATGCAGCAACATCCAGATTTTTCTAATATCCCAGTGATTGTTGTTTCTGCCTTGGCTTTTAAAGCTGATCAAGAGAGAGCAATAACATTAGGCGTTCGTAGTTATTTTGTTAAACCAGTGAATCTCAATTCTTTAATTATGAAAATTGAAGAAGTTATAACTTGTAACTCCTAATAATTTTTGAAATACATTTATTCTGATTTTTGCTCATTGACAAATGCTTCTACCGTTTCGGTGATACGCTGTACAGAACTGCCCAGCGTGTAGATTTGGCGTTGTGCTTGCTCTAAAAGCAAAACTGCTGATTGCAGTTCATTCAGTACTTGGACGATCGCTTCTCGATAATCAGATTCAAAGTCATTTACGTTCATTTTTTGGTTCTCTAGATAATCTCAAAATTATGATATTTTCCATAATAGTCGGATTATTTTGTTTACTGAATCCGTTAATGTGCTTAAAATGTAATATAAATTACCAGTAAACAATCCCTGCTTAATACTAAGAAAATATGAATAATTTGACTAGATAAATAGCAAAATTAGTATTGATTAGCAGCTAGATAATTTATTATTAATAAAATAGTATAGTTCATGAAGAAAATAAATTTTCAATCCCAAAAAATATAAACTAATTTAAAAGCTAGGAAATTTTTTATACAGAATGAGCAAAGTGGTAGATACAGAATATGATCAGTATTCACTTCATATTTGCTTGATAAAAACTGGGGTTGGTCGGCATAAACCAATGATTTTTCTTAAAATTAAGTATAGGTAAATTTGGAAAATTACCTAGATTGATATTGTGACAACATCTGCTCAAACACTACCACTAGTCAAAGACCCAGAACGTCTAGAAGCCCGTCTAGCTGAGATTCCCGCAGAACCTGGAGTCTATTTTATGCGAGATGGGAGCGATCGCATCATCTATATAGGGAAATCACGGAAATTGCGATCGCGTGTTCGTTCCTATTTCCGGGACGGATACAACAAAACTGAACGCATCACCACAATGGTGAAGCAGGTGACAGAGATTGAATTTATTGTCACCGACACGGAAGCGGAAGCTTTAGCTTTAGAAGCTAACCTGATTAAACAGCATCAGCCATACTTTAATGTGCTGCTGAAGGATGACAAGAAATATCCCTATGTGTGTATTACTTGGTCAGAAGACTATCCGCGCATTTTTATTACTCGCAAACGCCAGTTAGGGAAAGAAAAAGATAAGTATTATGGCCCCTACACTGATTCTGGTCTGTTACGTTCAATTTTACGCATATCTAAGCGCATATTTGCATTGCGACAACGACCCCAACCCCTATTTAAAGACCGTCCTTGCTTAAATTATGATTTAGGGCGCTGTCCTGGGGTGTGTCAACAGTTGATTTCACCAGCAGAATACCGCAAAACTGTGCAAAAAGTTGCGATGGTATTTCAAGGACGAACTCAAGAACTGATTGATATCTTGACAGAACAGATGGATAAAGCCTCAACAGCCTTGAATTTTGAGGTAGCGGCGCGGGTTCGGGATCAAATCGTTGGCTTAAAGTCGCTGACGGCGGAACAAAAAGTTTCCCTACCCGATGATACTGTCTCACGAGATGCGTTGGCGTTAGCCTTGCCGTCAGGTATCGCTCTAGCCGCAGATGCCAAACACGCCTGTATCCAATTATTTCAGATTCGGGCGGGACAATTGGTGGGACGCTTGGCTTTTGTGGCCGAATCCCTAGCCGAACCAGGAGCAATTTTACAACGGGTATTGGAGGAACATTACCAAACAGCAGAATCGGTGGAAATTCCCACAGAAATTTTAGTCCAGCATGACTTACCAGATGGGGATATTTTAGCTGATGTGTTGACGCAGCGTAAGGGGAAGAAGGTAACGATTGTCACGCCTCAGCGCCAAGTTAAGGCAGAATTAGTAGAGATGGTAGAGCGTAATGCCCAATATGAATTGCAAAGAATGCAGAAATTTGGCGATCGCAATCATCAAGCCATGCAAGATTTAGCTGCTATCCTCGATTTACCCGATTTACCCCACCGCATTGAAGGTTACGATATTTCCCATATTCAAGGATCGAATGCGGTAGCTTCTCAAGTCGTGTTCATCGACGGATTACCAGCTAAACAATATTATCGCCACTATAAAATTAAAAATCCCACTGTCACCATCGGACATTCTGATGATTTCGCCAGCTTGGCAGAGGTGATTCAACGGCGTTTCCGCAAATATGCGGAAGATCCGCAATTACCACGAGTTGATCATCCTGACTGGCCTGACTTAATTATGATTGACGGCGGTAAAGGACAGTTATCCTCGGTGGTGGCGATTTTGCAAGAGATGAATTTATTAGAAGATTTGCGGGTTGTGAGTTTAGCCAAGCAACGAGAGGAGATTTTTTTACCAGGTGAATCTTTACCCTTACCAACTGAGGCTGAACAACCGGGAGTCCAATTATTACGGCGGTTACGCGATGAAGCACACCGATTTGCTGTGAGTTTCCATCGTCAACAACGCAGTGATAAATTAAAGCGATCGCGTTTAGATGAAATTCCTGGTTTAGGACATCACCGCCAAAAGCAGCTTCTAGGACATTTTCGTTCTGTTGATTATATTCGCCAAGCTACACCTGCCCAAATTGCCGAAGTTGCTGGAATTGGCCCCCGTCTAGCCCAAGCTATTTACGATTATTTCCATCCAGCATGATTGCAAACTACTGGCAGGTTCACAATATCAGTCCCTGGGCATAAATTAAGAATACTTTATGGGTAATTGATAACTAAAAAACCATCATTTACTATCGATTACCTATTCCCATGACTCCATTGCTAGCCAATATCCTTAATCAGTAATATTGAAATTTTTATTTAAATTATCTGCTCGATATTTAATTAACAAAATATTAAGTAAATCTTAAGAAAGGTGTTTTGTGACTTAAGATACAGTATTTTCTTGATTTTAATTTTTGAATACAAAGATACCCACTTTATTGGTTTTCCATAGAAAGTAACTACGTATCTCAACCTGTTCTAGATGGGGATCACTAGCTCTCTAGAAAATCTCTATTGGCTTCAATGATTCATATATCTAGAGTGAGATGGTAAGATTGTCTTAATATGAGGATAATGTTTTTAGTACTCTAAGATTTTTAAATCTAAATTCTTAGTTAAATTAAGC
Coding sequences within it:
- a CDS encoding sucrose synthase translates to MYELLQAILANSEEKDALQQLIFALDGSGKRYFLRNEILQAFSQYCHQSQKPTYFYYSSSIGKLIQYTHEMILAEGSTWLVVRPKIASQEVWRLTSELSQFDFMSPQALLDVSDRLVNADEPNILEIDLSSFYEASPSISDPRNIGQGLAFLNRYLCSQMVTDPHYWFELLYLALSKLQYDGIPLLIGKSIPSGIHLARQIHHAIKFLSEQHPEEPYAKFRVDLQELGFEPGWGNTAHRVLETLTLLEKLIDSPQPALLEAFVARVPAVFRVVLVSVHGWVAQEDVMGRDETLGQVIYVLEQARSLENKLREEITLAGLDMLGIKPHVIILTRLIPNCEGTYCNLRLEKVKDTENAWILRVPFGEFNPEITNNWISKSEIWPYLETFALDAETELLVQFSGKPNLIIGNYSDGNLVAFLLARRLQVTHCHIAHSLEKPKYLFSNLYWQDFETQYHFSLQFTADLITMNAADFIITSSYQEIVGTPDSLGQYESYKFFTMPHLYHVVDGIDLFSPKFNMVPPGVDERVFFPHSQIEDRNPQLTKQVQNLLFHQQDSQIFGDLEQPYKQPIFAVAPITSIKNMTGLAECFGQSQELQAHCNLIILTSKLNLDEATNPEEAREIQKLHDIINRYHLHGHIRWLGMRLLSRELGEAYRVVADYRGIYVHFALFEAFGRSILEAMISGLPTFATKFGGSLEIIDDRSDRFYINPTDFPGTAKRILAFLEQCDTHPEYWQEISTWVSQRIHQKYNWQLHTNQLLSLTKMYSFWNLVSPEKCEARVRYMESLFHLIYKPRAEKLLNGQ
- a CDS encoding Tab2/Atab2 family RNA-binding protein, with translation MSLVWQADFYRSPVQTVDGQIFWELLICDATRSFEYTATCLQSAANSSWLTSQIQLAAGEKLPDVIQVFRPQSLSLLTAAGRNLGINVEPQRQTLALKQWLQEKQYPIAVDKPPPVPLPENLWGDEWRLATLQAGEIVDLFSDRLIPILSIPEALKPINLGLASTVAIPGIVIYGGRRSLRLAQWIAETRPVSLNYIPGAPDGLVLEAGLVDRWILVTFVDTEVAAAAKVYEQRKQQSRGLHFLLVQPDDSGMTYSGFWLLQATV
- a CDS encoding NF038130 family PEP-CTERM protein, yielding MNQTFQKLVIGASMAVGVSAIATTPAHAVTFSFNNLNEIKTYTGGSNGSFTTGNKTAAIKALTDKDPTSNVELWHSTENPTANVGFTATKGQYSATVTSVTASDWNSFGSQWLGDLLAKYQPFQSVWNGFSADSKSLVTSSFASLGMGDPNVGDFRFGQNGGVELKLIGHLDVKSKLSALISTKISQKWNEIKPSPQSPIPTLAEVNTLLSQAQTQLNAIPGQITTLQTQLNAIPGQITTLQTQLNAIPGQITTLQTQLNAIPGQIATLQTQLNAIPGQITALQTQLNLIPNTTANASARLAITNQITALNTARNTTIPNQIAALNTARNTTLPNQIAALNTARNTTLPNQIAALNTAKNTTLPNQIAQLNTAKNTTLPNQIAALTSFKDVLNLQAAVNNYEGEIGASEIAKVVVGDQTYFAYSFDSIASGITASDDGVSYSAIYNWSTPDYVASSTSVPEPSIVLGLMGVVGVFATKRQFKKVSG
- a CDS encoding response regulator, with protein sequence MTANLLTRYQQFHSCPLKRILLVEDNDINRMLLSDYLSYCGYYVKSLSDGSDFLMTVEKFRPELILLDLKLPDVDGYSLLQQMQQHPDFSNIPVIVVSALAFKADQERAITLGVRSYFVKPVNLNSLIMKIEEVITCNS
- the uvrC gene encoding excinuclease ABC subunit UvrC; the protein is MTTSAQTLPLVKDPERLEARLAEIPAEPGVYFMRDGSDRIIYIGKSRKLRSRVRSYFRDGYNKTERITTMVKQVTEIEFIVTDTEAEALALEANLIKQHQPYFNVLLKDDKKYPYVCITWSEDYPRIFITRKRQLGKEKDKYYGPYTDSGLLRSILRISKRIFALRQRPQPLFKDRPCLNYDLGRCPGVCQQLISPAEYRKTVQKVAMVFQGRTQELIDILTEQMDKASTALNFEVAARVRDQIVGLKSLTAEQKVSLPDDTVSRDALALALPSGIALAADAKHACIQLFQIRAGQLVGRLAFVAESLAEPGAILQRVLEEHYQTAESVEIPTEILVQHDLPDGDILADVLTQRKGKKVTIVTPQRQVKAELVEMVERNAQYELQRMQKFGDRNHQAMQDLAAILDLPDLPHRIEGYDISHIQGSNAVASQVVFIDGLPAKQYYRHYKIKNPTVTIGHSDDFASLAEVIQRRFRKYAEDPQLPRVDHPDWPDLIMIDGGKGQLSSVVAILQEMNLLEDLRVVSLAKQREEIFLPGESLPLPTEAEQPGVQLLRRLRDEAHRFAVSFHRQQRSDKLKRSRLDEIPGLGHHRQKQLLGHFRSVDYIRQATPAQIAEVAGIGPRLAQAIYDYFHPA